A single genomic interval of Candidatus Jordarchaeales archaeon harbors:
- a CDS encoding RAD55 family ATPase: MERVKLKTGIEFLDRILGGGFNPGSLCIVIGEPLGGKELIAMEFFCEGLRLGEGSIYVTTVNFAEEVESQVASLGVDLSKYKSSSPTYRIIDLCRPTIDFSVEDSVTVTYVSAPTDLAALSSKIVDAIMRLSSLGRIRIVIDSLSSIISLASPKATLRFMFFLKAKIQLSNSVILATLERKLAEDAETESILHLANALIFLEKDKMEIRQRGKTPIEVKISFSNGKIVEAPVTRSAQKSTLSKSQKASCKTTAKSLTKNNSSTSL, encoded by the coding sequence ATGGAAAGAGTGAAGCTAAAAACTGGAATAGAATTCCTAGACCGCATTCTTGGCGGAGGGTTCAACCCGGGCTCCTTATGCATAGTTATAGGCGAGCCACTAGGAGGGAAAGAGCTAATAGCCATGGAGTTTTTCTGCGAAGGATTAAGGCTTGGAGAGGGGAGCATATACGTTACAACAGTGAACTTCGCTGAGGAGGTGGAGTCCCAAGTCGCCAGCCTAGGAGTAGATCTCTCCAAGTATAAGAGCTCGTCCCCGACATACAGGATAATAGACCTTTGCCGCCCCACGATAGACTTCTCCGTGGAAGATAGTGTCACGGTGACGTATGTCTCAGCGCCAACAGACCTAGCAGCCCTAAGCTCGAAAATAGTTGATGCCATAATGAGGCTGTCTTCTCTCGGGCGCATACGCATAGTGATCGACTCGCTTTCCTCTATCATATCACTTGCTTCCCCCAAAGCCACGTTAAGGTTCATGTTCTTTCTAAAAGCGAAAATACAGCTTTCAAACAGCGTTATACTAGCAACACTAGAACGAAAATTAGCTGAAGACGCTGAAACAGAGTCAATTCTCCACCTTGCAAACGCACTGATATTCCTGGAAAAAGACAAGATGGAGATCCGGCAAAGGGGGAAGACCCCAATAGAAGTAAAGATCTCTTTCTCGAATGGGAAGATAGTCGAAGCACCTGTTACCAGAAGCGCGCAAAAATCTACACTAAGTAAGTCACAAAAAGCGAGTTGCAAAACTACGGCAAAATCGCTCACGAAAAACAACTCTTCAACATCACTTTAA
- a CDS encoding roadblock/LC7 domain-containing protein codes for MEFREKIKKVLTRLQSLEGVEGCLVAMRNGSVLESLMPHDINVSRLAAMSASMLGAAEVAAETVKRGIARHLSLEIEGGVITIIGAGSKAFLLVLSSKTAAPNLVKALEEACKSVAEALT; via the coding sequence GTGGAGTTTAGGGAAAAGATTAAAAAGGTTCTGACGAGGCTCCAATCATTGGAGGGGGTTGAAGGCTGTCTCGTCGCGATGAGAAACGGGAGCGTTCTTGAATCGCTCATGCCCCACGACATAAACGTTAGCAGGCTCGCCGCTATGTCTGCCTCAATGCTTGGAGCCGCGGAAGTAGCCGCTGAAACCGTCAAGAGAGGAATAGCTCGTCACCTATCCCTAGAAATAGAGGGAGGAGTAATCACCATCATAGGTGCAGGCTCCAAGGCGTTCCTCCTAGTGCTCTCATCAAAGACAGCCGCCCCCAACCTCGTTAAGGCACTTGAGGAAGCATGTAAAAGTGTAGCGGAAGCGTTGACGTAA
- a CDS encoding GTP-binding protein: MRLKLPLFDRRVGGIPISSKNMFVISPSFDPLIVGLHVVKVGLEEGFNVVYFVNNKPPLSVRRQARKSRLNLEAYEQKGQFVMVDAYSMLSGAESLERYIVNPYDISSIKRVLSDLSTEKTLLVLDSVNTFLESLGGEVKPLLDVLKAVGSSTLIALFSSWTYTSELVEEIEHFFDGVLEVRPDPLLLVENQMRVKKAAWVGDVKDLFFLVKVVPPGELRVYLPKIVVLGPYNAGKTTLIHALAEDAVSVERAGTTVALDHGTLDYKGFFIEFFGTPGQPQFEPILDMMMSGAVGFILVVDSADTSSFVRARELFDKCRGKAPVVVAANKQDLESAIPPGELRSILGIPPSIPVVGCSAKNRVNTFLLVDILLNIISM, encoded by the coding sequence ATGCGGCTAAAGCTCCCACTCTTTGACCGAAGGGTTGGCGGCATACCAATATCCTCTAAAAACATGTTTGTTATTTCACCTAGCTTTGACCCACTAATAGTCGGTTTGCACGTCGTTAAGGTTGGCTTAGAGGAGGGCTTCAACGTAGTTTACTTCGTGAATAATAAGCCCCCTTTAAGCGTGAGAAGGCAAGCTAGGAAATCTCGTTTAAACCTCGAGGCATACGAGCAAAAGGGCCAATTCGTAATGGTCGATGCTTACTCCATGCTAAGCGGGGCGGAAAGCCTTGAAAGATACATTGTCAACCCCTATGACATCAGCTCAATTAAAAGAGTGTTATCTGACCTCTCGACCGAAAAAACACTCCTAGTACTCGACTCAGTAAACACTTTCCTGGAGTCGCTCGGCGGCGAAGTGAAACCGTTACTCGATGTTCTAAAAGCCGTTGGCTCATCCACACTGATAGCCCTCTTCTCTTCATGGACGTACACCAGTGAGCTCGTTGAGGAAATAGAGCATTTCTTCGACGGTGTTCTAGAAGTCAGACCAGACCCTCTACTACTGGTAGAGAACCAAATGAGGGTAAAGAAGGCAGCCTGGGTAGGTGACGTGAAAGACCTATTCTTCTTGGTCAAAGTAGTCCCACCTGGAGAGCTGAGAGTATACCTTCCAAAGATAGTTGTTCTCGGGCCGTACAATGCAGGAAAAACCACGCTTATTCACGCGCTGGCTGAGGATGCCGTCAGCGTCGAGCGAGCTGGGACAACCGTGGCACTTGATCACGGAACACTAGACTACAAGGGATTCTTCATAGAGTTCTTTGGAACCCCGGGTCAGCCCCAGTTCGAACCAATACTTGACATGATGATGAGCGGGGCAGTCGGCTTCATCCTAGTGGTTGATAGCGCGGACACTTCGAGTTTCGTAAGAGCTAGGGAGCTCTTTGACAAGTGTCGAGGAAAGGCCCCGGTAGTTGTGGCAGCGAACAAACAGGACTTGGAGTCGGCAATACCTCCAGGAGAGCTTAGATCAATTCTCGGCATTCCGCCGTCTATTCCAGTGGTAGGATGCAGTGCCAAAAACAGAGTTAACACTTTCCTCTTAGTTGACATACTCCTTAACATAATCTCTATGTAG
- a CDS encoding ATPase domain-containing protein translates to MKKPSSSGFMAELKERIIREARVLESPGERTPTGIRGFDELVRGGLFRGSTYLLSGVSGAGKSIFCLEFLYRGAAEYGEPGLYVSLEEHLDSILRNARNFRWNLKDLIERQMLVLLDLSAIAIGDKALSLNPDMFTLDGLYSTMETAVRECSIKRVVLDPISVLFLQYGNIGVVRRELNVISRMLKRYGCTSIFVTEAEYGKPGITRFGVEEFMADGVFILYWEPEGDKRSRYIEIYKMRGSPHYEGKKRFSITENGIVILY, encoded by the coding sequence GTGAAGAAACCTAGTTCTTCAGGGTTCATGGCGGAGCTTAAGGAGAGAATTATCCGTGAGGCGCGCGTTTTAGAATCTCCTGGCGAAAGGACACCTACGGGGATTAGAGGGTTCGACGAGCTCGTTAGGGGTGGGCTCTTTAGGGGGTCTACTTACCTGCTATCGGGTGTATCTGGGGCAGGAAAGTCCATTTTCTGCTTAGAGTTCCTCTATCGTGGCGCGGCGGAGTATGGTGAACCTGGGCTTTACGTCTCACTCGAAGAGCACCTGGATAGTATATTGAGAAATGCGAGGAATTTCAGGTGGAACCTGAAAGACCTCATAGAGCGGCAGATGCTGGTATTGCTGGACCTTAGCGCTATCGCCATAGGTGACAAAGCCCTATCTCTTAACCCCGACATGTTCACGTTGGATGGTTTATATTCTACTATGGAGACAGCGGTTAGAGAGTGTAGTATCAAGAGGGTAGTCCTCGACCCGATCTCCGTCCTATTCCTGCAGTATGGAAACATTGGCGTGGTTAGAAGGGAGCTAAACGTCATATCACGCATGTTGAAAAGGTACGGGTGCACCTCTATCTTTGTAACAGAAGCCGAGTACGGTAAGCCGGGCATAACGAGGTTTGGCGTGGAAGAATTCATGGCTGACGGAGTCTTCATATTATACTGGGAACCTGAAGGAGACAAGAGAAGCAGGTACATCGAAATATACAAGATGAGGGGGTCCCCCCACTACGAAGGGAAAAAACGCTTCTCGATAACCGAGAACGGCATAGTGATACTCTACTAG
- a CDS encoding thioredoxin family protein, with the protein MSKEYKIVIFKSSRTPKYHQVIKTVRSSLKKLNLDLEVEEVDISKNPEIAVREGVISTPTIDIVGLNWRFIGLPSEEELIAVLEPLKEEERREET; encoded by the coding sequence ATGAGCAAAGAGTACAAGATAGTCATCTTTAAGTCGAGTCGCACCCCGAAGTATCACCAGGTCATTAAGACGGTGCGTTCATCGCTGAAAAAGCTTAACTTGGATCTTGAGGTTGAAGAAGTCGACATATCTAAGAATCCTGAAATAGCTGTGAGGGAGGGAGTGATCTCAACACCCACAATAGATATAGTGGGCTTGAACTGGCGTTTTATAGGGTTGCCTAGTGAGGAAGAGCTTATAGCCGTGTTAGAACCTTTGAAGGAGGAGGAGAGGCGTGAAGAAACCTAG
- the amrS gene encoding AmmeMemoRadiSam system radical SAM enzyme: MKDPCIRKGVLQEELGGGWARCLTCMRMCKIPEGGVGFCKTRKNISGEIYTLIYGDISSMSANPIEKKPLFHFFPGSKALTVGSWMCNFTCPWCQNWEISKFPPDEKRRNYVSPEDFIRIAKVEKCEGTSISFNEPTLMLEYSLDVFRLAKKNGLYNTYVTNGYMTPEALRVLVESGLDAMNVDVKGCEEAVRKYCGADVEHVWRNIKDAWRMGVWVEITTLVIPGVNDDEDCLRSIACRIREIDSDIPWHVTRFHPDYEMLDRPPTPVKTLERARMIGIEEGLKFVYVGNVPGHKWENTYCPSCGELLIERYIFSITKVNVEGDRCPSCGERIPIVGKVKK; the protein is encoded by the coding sequence GTGAAGGATCCTTGCATTAGAAAAGGAGTTCTTCAAGAGGAGCTTGGTGGTGGTTGGGCTAGGTGTCTTACTTGTATGAGGATGTGTAAGATTCCCGAGGGGGGTGTCGGGTTCTGTAAGACGAGGAAGAACATTTCGGGCGAGATTTACACGCTCATTTATGGCGATATTTCATCTATGAGCGCTAACCCTATAGAGAAAAAGCCGTTGTTCCACTTTTTTCCGGGTTCTAAGGCGCTCACTGTTGGTTCTTGGATGTGTAATTTTACTTGCCCGTGGTGCCAGAACTGGGAGATTAGCAAGTTTCCTCCAGACGAGAAGAGACGCAACTACGTGAGCCCGGAGGACTTCATCAGGATAGCTAAGGTTGAGAAATGTGAAGGGACTTCCATATCGTTTAACGAGCCTACGTTAATGCTGGAATACTCCCTAGACGTTTTCAGGCTTGCGAAGAAGAACGGGCTCTATAACACTTACGTGACAAATGGTTACATGACGCCTGAGGCGCTACGCGTCTTGGTGGAGTCGGGTCTCGACGCCATGAACGTCGATGTTAAGGGATGTGAAGAAGCTGTCAGAAAGTACTGCGGAGCCGACGTTGAACATGTCTGGAGGAACATTAAGGATGCGTGGAGGATGGGGGTCTGGGTTGAAATAACGACACTCGTCATTCCTGGAGTGAACGATGACGAAGACTGCTTGAGAAGCATAGCTTGCAGGATACGCGAAATAGACAGCGACATTCCTTGGCATGTTACAAGGTTTCACCCGGACTACGAAATGCTGGATAGGCCGCCAACACCCGTCAAAACACTTGAGAGGGCGAGGATGATAGGCATAGAGGAGGGGTTAAAGTTTGTTTACGTGGGAAACGTACCCGGGCACAAGTGGGAGAATACGTACTGTCCGTCGTGCGGCGAACTGCTAATTGAGAGGTACATTTTTTCCATAACAAAGGTGAACGTTGAGGGGGATAGGTGCCCAAGTTGCGGCGAAAGGATACCTATAGTTGGAAAGGTGAAGAAGTAG
- a CDS encoding transposase — MEHIFAHVRFSNRARLTLSREDRRKLRGELLKDWRFSKHYVDSAINSVIGLVKGWITLYNRGRAESKPEITRRTVYIKSTLFSFRNSILKISIEPNKRYLEVDLNKYSWIPKDFDRVGGLILTEKELIVTVKRDVEPKADRWASFDVNLTNVTALIDGEIRRYDLRGLYHIHRAYEVRRQRIQKLSKIKPNTSRMLLKKYSKCERNKARDFMHKLTASIAKELKEKSCGAILENLKGVKRRILNRSKKMNRKLSKWNARAFQFMLEYKLKWLNLPVKYVDPKNSSKVCPLCSGSMASYGGRIMRCEKCGLTMDRDVVAVLNLQMRGAGFPQRALNELIEREGLSRNESNNSPCIPT; from the coding sequence TTGGAGCATATTTTCGCCCATGTAAGGTTTTCTAATAGAGCCCGTCTAACCCTCAGTAGGGAGGATAGGAGGAAGCTTAGAGGTGAGCTGCTGAAAGACTGGAGGTTTTCAAAGCACTATGTCGATTCAGCAATAAACTCAGTCATAGGGCTTGTTAAGGGCTGGATAACGCTCTACAACAGAGGGAGAGCTGAAAGTAAGCCTGAGATAACCAGAAGAACAGTCTACATTAAGAGCACGCTCTTCAGCTTCAGAAACAGCATACTAAAGATAAGCATAGAGCCCAATAAGCGGTATCTTGAGGTTGACTTGAATAAGTATTCATGGATTCCGAAAGACTTCGACAGAGTTGGAGGTTTAATCCTAACCGAGAAGGAGCTCATAGTTACGGTTAAGAGGGACGTTGAGCCTAAAGCGGATAGGTGGGCTTCTTTTGATGTGAACCTGACAAACGTAACGGCACTCATAGATGGCGAGATTAGGCGCTATGACTTAAGAGGACTCTATCACATCCACAGAGCCTATGAAGTCAGGCGGCAAAGGATACAAAAGCTATCTAAGATTAAGCCTAATACATCAAGGATGCTCCTCAAGAAGTATTCTAAGTGTGAGAGGAATAAGGCAAGGGACTTCATGCATAAGCTAACCGCAAGCATAGCGAAGGAGCTGAAAGAAAAGAGCTGCGGAGCAATACTTGAAAACCTGAAAGGCGTAAAGAGGCGAATTCTAAACCGCTCAAAGAAAATGAACCGCAAGCTATCAAAGTGGAACGCAAGGGCATTTCAGTTCATGCTCGAATACAAGCTTAAATGGCTTAACCTACCAGTAAAATATGTTGATCCTAAAAACTCCTCCAAGGTCTGCCCCCTGTGTTCAGGAAGCATGGCTTCCTATGGGGGCAGGATAATGCGATGCGAAAAATGCGGATTGACAATGGATAGAGACGTTGTAGCGGTATTAAACCTTCAGATGCGGGGAGCAGGGTTCCCCCAAAGAGCCCTCAATGAGTTAATCGAGAGGGAAGGGTTAAGTAGGAATGAAAGTAACAATTCACCATGTATTCCTACTTAA
- a CDS encoding helix-turn-helix domain-containing protein, with translation MMSEDYEELLRPKDVAKIFNISVKTLWEWQKRGIIRAVRLPTGKLRYPKSEVEDCGGS, from the coding sequence ATGATGTCTGAAGATTACGAAGAACTGCTTAGGCCGAAAGATGTTGCAAAGATATTTAACATCTCAGTTAAAACTCTCTGGGAGTGGCAGAAGAGGGGTATTATTAGGGCTGTTAGGCTTCCGACTGGTAAGCTCCGCTATCCTAAGAGTGAGGTTGAAGACTGTGGAGGCAGTTAA
- a CDS encoding tRNA (adenine-N1)-methyltransferase codes for MSQEVVASGDYVLVVLDEKRKWLVRVVEGETLHTHKGVVNIGALIGMPYGCAVRSSKGEKFYIVKPTLADFALKAKRATQIIYPKDLGFILLNLAVGRGSRVVEAGTGSGVLTGVLASWVMPEGRVYSYEVREEFLKVAKKNLERMGVAEYVELKNKDILEGIEEKEVDAVVLDMATPWLVVPYAYEALKAGRVMASFSPTIEQVQKTVSEMEKVGFVDIHTYECLLREIIVKEGRTRPESFMVGHTGYVTFGRKVIREA; via the coding sequence TTGAGTCAGGAAGTGGTAGCTTCAGGAGATTACGTCTTAGTCGTTCTCGACGAGAAGAGGAAGTGGCTTGTTAGGGTCGTGGAGGGGGAAACACTCCACACACATAAAGGGGTTGTAAACATAGGTGCATTGATAGGCATGCCTTACGGCTGCGCAGTTAGAAGCAGTAAGGGGGAGAAATTCTACATTGTAAAGCCCACGCTGGCGGACTTCGCCCTGAAAGCGAAGAGGGCGACACAGATAATCTATCCAAAGGACCTAGGGTTCATTTTGCTGAACTTGGCTGTGGGGCGGGGGAGCAGAGTGGTTGAGGCTGGTACTGGAAGCGGGGTTCTCACAGGGGTTTTGGCGAGCTGGGTTATGCCTGAAGGGAGAGTTTACAGTTACGAGGTAAGGGAGGAGTTCTTAAAGGTGGCTAAAAAGAACTTGGAGCGCATGGGGGTTGCAGAGTATGTTGAACTTAAGAACAAGGACATACTTGAAGGGATAGAAGAAAAGGAAGTCGACGCGGTGGTACTCGACATGGCGACGCCATGGCTAGTCGTACCCTACGCTTACGAGGCGCTTAAAGCCGGGAGGGTCATGGCTTCGTTCAGTCCGACGATAGAGCAGGTCCAGAAAACGGTGTCTGAAATGGAAAAAGTCGGATTCGTAGATATACACACATACGAGTGCCTATTGAGAGAAATAATAGTTAAAGAGGGTAGGACTAGGCCTGAATCCTTTATGGTGGGACACACCGGGTATGTAACCTTCGGACGCAAGGTTATCAGGGAAGCTTAG
- a CDS encoding V-type ATPase 116kDa subunit family protein, protein MVWPRPAKQGILKVVCHKDYERALIRCIHELGEVELIDIEEKGGVVPVKLSDDEKEALQLLSDIQKYVDYLDIEKYVPYIARLPESKKMAVDDEKLSSVVAMARETLEAAAPKIDALREEFTKANQELEQRRALLKIAETVKPLGIELAHIGEGRYVYAVAGTISEDKIGMLRWRLAEVTKGDYIFHHASIGGGRAVLLVAVFKEQKEIVQRLLTAFGFEEFKIPSEVEGTTEKIIEKTRKQIKSLEDRLKKLEDEKWKIIERYGYKLLACKEILSIEKERIEVKNYLRRTETTVELWGWVPLKSAKKVVQAIDAATERTAVIEVIEPTVPEEERPTKLENPKIAEPYEALVKSFGIPNYNEIDPTKFMVITFPLIFGMMFGDVAHGAILALIGLALVAWRTRKPVVGEIMNYGLKAGALLFWCGLASVLFGFLYGSFFGSHHVIDPLWFNPFTPEGNFRFLRLVIVVAIIEINFGFLLRVVNLYHEGKLKEAFFMPICLMWTHIGAMTIIFSDQYGLDFVKWFSTTPPLIVNPLTNTPLFLDPTAEALYKHLTELLHAHHETPAGLLANAIEASRTAQELITRLSITSYMTVRPLKVFEPLAPNLLDKGIWHTLEFLEALHLLPEKMSETLHLVEQLFLWNSTSRFEIHLPPASISVFFLVLLPAILALVGTIAVSHDKSEGFSEIFDQLLSLLSHTVSFARIFALAAVHYLFSHLGLQIPPYTPTLAVALSTQEFLNIKIPVIVQESLIGAILISLLILSFEGLLSFLHTLRLHWVEWFMKFYHGTGREFKPFAVVRQVTVQKKPPL, encoded by the coding sequence ATGGTTTGGCCACGTCCAGCTAAACAAGGGATACTGAAGGTCGTCTGCCACAAAGATTACGAGCGTGCCCTCATCCGCTGCATACACGAGCTTGGAGAAGTCGAATTAATAGACATAGAAGAGAAGGGTGGCGTCGTACCAGTCAAACTGAGTGACGATGAGAAAGAGGCACTACAGCTGCTCAGCGACATCCAAAAATACGTGGACTACTTAGACATCGAGAAATACGTGCCATACATTGCACGCCTACCTGAAAGCAAAAAGATGGCGGTGGACGACGAAAAACTCTCAAGCGTAGTGGCAATGGCGCGCGAGACCCTCGAAGCTGCGGCACCGAAAATTGACGCGCTCAGAGAAGAATTTACCAAGGCAAACCAGGAGCTTGAGCAGCGGCGTGCACTTCTCAAGATAGCTGAAACAGTTAAACCACTTGGAATAGAGCTGGCTCACATAGGGGAAGGGCGCTACGTTTACGCAGTCGCCGGAACAATTTCTGAAGACAAAATAGGCATGCTGAGATGGAGACTAGCAGAGGTGACTAAAGGTGACTACATCTTCCATCACGCCAGCATAGGCGGAGGTAGAGCAGTTCTACTAGTAGCAGTCTTCAAGGAGCAAAAGGAAATTGTTCAACGTCTCTTAACCGCCTTCGGCTTCGAAGAGTTCAAGATTCCGTCAGAGGTTGAAGGGACAACTGAAAAAATAATCGAGAAAACACGCAAACAAATTAAATCCCTGGAAGACCGCCTTAAGAAGCTTGAAGACGAAAAGTGGAAGATAATAGAACGGTACGGCTACAAGCTACTTGCCTGCAAGGAAATCCTATCCATAGAGAAAGAAAGAATAGAGGTCAAAAACTACCTTAGGAGAACCGAGACCACAGTTGAGCTATGGGGCTGGGTCCCGCTGAAATCGGCGAAAAAAGTCGTCCAAGCAATAGACGCGGCGACTGAAAGAACAGCGGTTATAGAAGTAATAGAGCCAACTGTGCCTGAAGAGGAGCGCCCGACGAAGCTAGAAAACCCGAAGATAGCAGAACCATACGAGGCCCTGGTGAAGAGCTTCGGAATACCAAATTATAACGAGATCGACCCAACAAAGTTCATGGTAATAACCTTCCCACTGATATTCGGCATGATGTTTGGAGATGTAGCCCACGGGGCAATACTAGCCTTAATAGGGCTTGCTCTAGTCGCGTGGCGCACTAGAAAACCCGTTGTCGGCGAAATCATGAACTATGGTCTAAAGGCCGGCGCCCTCCTCTTCTGGTGCGGCTTAGCGTCAGTGCTTTTCGGCTTCCTTTACGGCTCGTTCTTCGGCTCACATCACGTCATAGATCCACTTTGGTTTAACCCGTTCACGCCAGAAGGAAACTTCAGATTCCTAAGGCTCGTCATAGTCGTCGCGATAATAGAAATAAACTTCGGCTTCCTGCTCAGAGTAGTAAACCTTTACCACGAGGGGAAACTCAAGGAAGCTTTCTTCATGCCTATATGCCTAATGTGGACGCATATAGGAGCTATGACCATAATTTTCAGCGACCAGTATGGATTAGACTTCGTGAAATGGTTCTCCACAACGCCCCCGCTAATCGTAAACCCGTTAACAAACACTCCACTGTTCCTAGATCCGACAGCAGAGGCCTTATACAAGCATTTAACAGAGTTGCTTCACGCCCACCACGAAACCCCGGCTGGGCTCCTAGCTAACGCGATCGAAGCTTCCCGCACAGCGCAAGAACTCATAACGAGACTTTCAATAACTTCCTACATGACTGTAAGGCCGTTAAAGGTATTCGAGCCTCTAGCACCCAACCTTTTAGACAAGGGAATCTGGCACACCTTAGAGTTCCTCGAAGCATTACACCTTCTCCCAGAGAAAATGTCAGAGACCCTCCACTTAGTTGAGCAGCTCTTCCTTTGGAACTCGACCTCCCGCTTTGAAATACACTTGCCTCCAGCATCAATAAGCGTGTTCTTCCTCGTACTATTACCGGCAATACTGGCACTTGTTGGAACAATAGCGGTGTCCCATGACAAGTCAGAAGGTTTCTCGGAAATATTCGACCAGCTGTTATCACTCCTGTCACACACGGTGAGCTTCGCACGAATATTCGCTCTAGCGGCAGTACACTACCTATTCTCGCATCTAGGACTACAAATCCCCCCATACACGCCAACACTAGCAGTAGCACTTTCAACGCAAGAGTTTCTCAACATAAAGATACCTGTGATAGTACAGGAATCCCTGATAGGGGCAATATTGATCTCGCTGCTCATATTGTCCTTCGAGGGGCTCCTATCATTCCTGCATACACTAAGGCTTCACTGGGTAGAGTGGTTCATGAAATTCTACCATGGTACCGGGCGTGAGTTCAAACCTTTCGCTGTGGTACGCCAAGTAACCGTGCAAAAGAAACCCCCACTTTAA
- the panB gene encoding 3-methyl-2-oxobutanoate hydroxymethyltransferase, protein MGKLTVIDLRLMKEEGRKITMLTAYDYPTALILDEAGVDVILVGDSLGNVILGYPNTIPVTMDDMVRHCAAVSRGVKRALVVGDMPFMSYATPELAIKNAGRLMQEGGVEAVKLEGGREMASIVKLLVDNGIPVMGHIGLTPQSIHKFGGYKVQGRTAEAAKKLIEDAKILEKAGVFSIVLECIPWKVAKIITESVSVPTIGIGAGVHCDGQVLVTHDLLGFFEGFRPKFVKQYCNIKRFIMDAVEKYISEVRSGAYPTIEHSYELPKEEEEKLLRELANMKEEKASKETKGI, encoded by the coding sequence TTGGGTAAGTTAACGGTGATAGACTTACGCTTAATGAAAGAGGAAGGCAGGAAGATAACAATGCTCACCGCTTACGACTACCCAACCGCCCTTATTCTCGACGAAGCTGGAGTGGACGTGATACTCGTAGGCGACTCTCTGGGCAACGTAATCCTAGGCTACCCCAACACGATACCAGTAACCATGGACGACATGGTAAGACATTGCGCAGCTGTTAGTAGAGGAGTTAAGCGGGCGCTGGTAGTCGGAGACATGCCTTTCATGTCGTATGCTACACCTGAACTGGCTATCAAGAACGCAGGCCGCCTCATGCAGGAGGGGGGCGTTGAAGCCGTTAAACTTGAGGGAGGCAGAGAAATGGCTTCAATAGTAAAGCTCCTTGTGGACAACGGTATCCCCGTCATGGGGCACATAGGTTTAACCCCACAGTCCATCCACAAGTTTGGTGGATACAAAGTTCAGGGTAGGACAGCTGAGGCCGCAAAGAAACTCATAGAAGACGCTAAGATTCTAGAGAAAGCAGGCGTATTTTCGATAGTCCTCGAATGCATCCCTTGGAAGGTGGCCAAGATCATAACGGAATCAGTTTCCGTCCCAACGATAGGTATAGGGGCTGGAGTGCACTGTGACGGTCAAGTTCTGGTGACACACGACCTACTGGGCTTCTTCGAGGGCTTTAGGCCGAAGTTCGTGAAGCAGTACTGCAACATTAAAAGGTTCATAATGGACGCTGTAGAGAAGTACATTAGCGAAGTGAGAAGCGGGGCCTATCCAACCATAGAACACTCTTACGAGCTCCCAAAAGAAGAAGAAGAAAAATTGTTAAGGGAGCTTGCAAACATGAAGGAGGAAAAGGCTTCCAAAGAAACAAAAGGTATATAA